The nucleotide sequence GATGACGGAGGAGAGATTGAAGCAATCAGCCGGAGATAGAATCAGACGATCAGGCCGCGCCGAAATCCCTCGGCCACCGCCTGGGTGCGCGAGATGCAGCCGAGTTTCATCCGGGCGGAGCGCAGATGGAAATCGACGCCATGCCGGGAGATGCCCATCAACTCGCCGATCTCCCAATCGGTCTTGCCCTCGGCGACCCATTGCAGGCTCTCGCGCTCGCGCGGGGTCAGTCCCATCCGGCGCTCGCTGGGGCCGTTGTCGATGAGCAGCGTCTGCCCGACCACGTAGGAGGCGAGCAGGGTCAGCATGCCGCGTTGCCCCGGGCTGATCTCGAGTTGCCGGCCGGCGAAGGTCAGTCCGCCGCGCTCCTCCTCGAGCGTGGCGAGCGGCACGGTGAAGCCGTCTCCGAGGCCGAACTCGCTCGCCTCGTTCATCACCTGCCGCGAACGGAGATCGAGCACGCCGGCCGGCTCAATCTCCGACCAACGGAAACCGGTCGTGCTGGTCAGCGTCGTCTGCACGATCGGATCCGTATACATGTAGCCTTTCGAGAAGTAGAGTCGGTTCCACTCGTCGGATGTATTTTCCAATATGAGGTAATTCTTTTGCGTCCGCGCCGGCAGACGCTTCAGCGGTATCATCGCCGAGATAACGTATTCGATTCCCAACGCGTTGAGCCGCGGCATGATCGCTCGCAGGATATCCTCACGCGAATGTGCTCGGTCGAGCGACTTCAGGATTTCCAACGTCAGGTCGAGTGATTTTCTAGACATGGCCGTGCAAAACTATCGCTCTCCCATCACGATAAGTCGCTCGGCCGCTCTTGAGAAGGGAGACCGAAAATTTCTCTCAGGTTGCCTCTCTGCGGTCCTTACGAGTGGCTCGGCACAGAAAATACGCTGCAACGCCTTGTCTGCTGTCATGCTTGATGCAGTGCGGTGAAACAATGCGCCTGCTCAAATTTCGGGGAAAGGGGCGTCTTCATGCACATCATCCGCCCGGCGAGGCGCACGGGGGCGTCCGCGGCGTGCGGTGGGGGTTGCGCTGCCGGAAGCGGACCGCTATGAGCCGCGAGCCCCGCAAGGGCATCGGAGTGTAGCGCAGCCCGGTAGCGCACCTGTCTGGGGGACAGGGGGTCGTCGGTTCAAGTCCGGCCACTCCGACCATTCTTTCGCGCAGGCCTTGATCCTGCCGAAAGTCGCGGTCGCCGCCTTCTTGCCAGCTTCGTTCCTGGTCGCGCTTCGAGCCACGGAGCCGTGATCGGTCGCGCCCGGCCGTCCGCGGGGAACCGCGCAAGAGCCGGCCTTCGACTTCCCTTTGATCATGACGTTTGCGGGCTGTCGGTGTCGGGTCGGCGATCAGTGCGGCGCAGCTTCACGATCGTCTCTCGCAGCCAGCGCTGGCTCGGCACGGCGTCGTTCGAGGCGTGCCAGATCATCGAGATCGAGACGTCCGGCAGGACGATCGGCGCCGGGCTCACGGTCAGGCCCATGCTGTCGGCGAAGAAGCGGGCGAGCCGCGAATGCATCGTGGCGATAACGGGAGCCTGCCGCACCACGAACGGCATCACCGAGAACCGCGGTGAGGTCAGCGCGATGACGCGCTTGCGGCCGATCTTGGCCAGCGCGTCGTCCACGACGCCGTGGGCGCTCTCGACGAGGCTGGTCAGCAGGTGGGGCAGCCGCACGTAGTCGTCGAGCGAGATCGGCGCGCTCACCCCGACGAGCTCGGCGTTGAAGATGCAAAGGTAGTTTTCCTTGTTGAGGATCCGGCGCTTGTGGTGCGTCTGGCCCTGCTCGAACACGCCGATGCCGAGATCGACCCGTCCGGTATCGAGGTCGTCGAGGATGCGGTTCCGATCGACCGTGTGCAGCAGAAGCTTCACCCCCGGCGCCACCGCCTGCAGATGCGCGATCAGGGTCGGCATCAGCAGCACCTCGGTCGAGTCCGGGATGCCGAGGGTGAAGGTGAGGTCCGCTGTCGCCGGGTCGAAGGCATCCGGCGGAGCGGTGATCTCTTGGATCTGTGCGAGCGCCGCCTGCACGGGCGCCATCAGCGCCAGGGCCCGCGGTGTCGGCCGCATGCCGTCGGGCGCCCGCGTGAGCAGCTCATCCGAGAAGGCGGTGCGCAACCGTCCCAGGGCATGGCTCATCGCCGACTGGCTGATGCCGATGCGGCCGGCCGCGCGGGTCACGCTGCGCTCGGTCAGCAGCGCGTCGAGGGCGACGAGCAGGTTCAGGTCGAGACGGGAAAGATGCACGTGATCGATGCGCATTATGAAATCGATCCATTTGATTCATGGTATGCAACCCAGCACATACAGTCTCACGAAGCGACGGGGAGCCCGCCGCCGTAAAACGAGGCTGATCACCATGTCCAAGACTGTTCTTTCGCTCACCGCCGCCGCGCTGGCCTTCACCGCGCTCGCGACGGCCTCCGCCCGCGCCGAGGAGACCGGCACGGCCCACAACGTCAAGACCGTCGGCGCGCTGACCCTGCAGACCCAGGGCCTCGCGACCAGCGATCTCTCGGTCCACCGCCAGGGCGGCTTCGCCCTCCCCGGCTCGGTTCAGTGGATCGCCACCCCCGTCGATCAGCTCAGGACCCGGCAGGCCGCCTTCTGAGCCGGCCTCGTGAGACGCACCGACGGACCGCATGACCCTCCGGCGCCACACGGCGCCGGAGGCATTGTTTGACGAGCACCGATCCTACGGGCACCGCCCGCATCCAGTCCGCCGATCACAGCGTCGCGCCCGCGGGCTTGAACCGGGCGAAGCGCAGGGCCAGCATCGGCAGCACGGCAAGGTTGAGCACCGTCGAGGTGGCGAGGCCGCCGAGGATGACAAGCGCCATCGGCCCCTCGATCTCGCGGCCGGGCTCGCCCGCACCGAGCGCCAGCGGCATTAGGCCGAGACCGGTGACGAGGGACGTCATCAGGATCGGCACCAGCCGGTCGGCCGCTCCCTCGATCGCGGCCGCCTCGTTCCAGGGGCGCCTTTCCAGCAGCACCATGTGCTCGTAATGCGCGATCATCATGATGGTGTTGCGCAGCGAGATGCCGAACAGCGTCACGAAGCCGACGATCGACCCCAGCGAGATCACCGCGCCGCTGAGCGCCACCGCCAGCACGCCGCCGACGAAGGCGAAGGGCAGGTTGACGAGAACGAGGGCGAGGTTGGTCAGTGAGCCCGTGACGACGAGGAGCAGCAGCACGATCCCGAGACCAGCGAGACCCGCGTAGAGGGCGAGTTCGCGCCGCGCCTTCGCCTGCGTCTCGGCCGCGCCGCCGAAGCCGATATCGACGCCCGAGGGCTGTGCCACCTCACGGGCGATCTTGCGCTTGGCGGCCTCTGTGAAGGAGGCGACGTCGCGTCCCTCCACATTCGCGGTCACCACGCGCACCCGCTGCGCCCCGATATGGCCGACGGCGTAGCGGCCGGCGGTCTCGTAGATGTCCGCCACCTGGGCGAGGCGGATGTAGCTGCCGCTCGGCGTGCGGAGAGGCAGGTTGCCGAGCGTCGTGAGGCGCGTGCGCGCAGCCGGTTCGAGCACGACGACGACGTTGAACACGGCGTTGCCCTCGTAGGCCTGGCCGACGATGTCGCCTTGATAGGCGGTGCGCACGATCTCCAGCACCTCGATCGCGTCGAGGCCCCAGTGGCGCAGATCGGTCGGGCGCAGGCTCACATTGACCTGCGGCAGGCCCGGCGGCGACTTGAGCTGGACGTCGGCCGCGCCGCGCACCTCGGCGAGTTCGCGCGCGACATCGCGGGCGGTGGCCTCGATCCGGTCGAGATTCGAGCCGGTGACGCTGATTACGACCGGCGCGGTGAAGCCCGAGACGACTTCCTCGATGCGCTCGGTCAGGAAGGTCTTGAGCGAGAAGCTCGCGCCGGGCGTCGCCGCCATCAGTGCGCGGATGCCGGCCTCCGCCCGCTCCTGCCCCGCACCGTCGAGGCCGGGTTCGAGATCGATATGGATCTCGCTGTCATGCGTGCC is from Methylorubrum sp. B1-46 and encodes:
- a CDS encoding LuxR family transcriptional regulator, with amino-acid sequence MSRKSLDLTLEILKSLDRAHSREDILRAIMPRLNALGIEYVISAMIPLKRLPARTQKNYLILENTSDEWNRLYFSKGYMYTDPIVQTTLTSTTGFRWSEIEPAGVLDLRSRQVMNEASEFGLGDGFTVPLATLEEERGGLTFAGRQLEISPGQRGMLTLLASYVVGQTLLIDNGPSERRMGLTPRERESLQWVAEGKTDWEIGELMGISRHGVDFHLRSARMKLGCISRTQAVAEGFRRGLIV
- a CDS encoding LysR family transcriptional regulator; the encoded protein is MRIDHVHLSRLDLNLLVALDALLTERSVTRAAGRIGISQSAMSHALGRLRTAFSDELLTRAPDGMRPTPRALALMAPVQAALAQIQEITAPPDAFDPATADLTFTLGIPDSTEVLLMPTLIAHLQAVAPGVKLLLHTVDRNRILDDLDTGRVDLGIGVFEQGQTHHKRRILNKENYLCIFNAELVGVSAPISLDDYVRLPHLLTSLVESAHGVVDDALAKIGRKRVIALTSPRFSVMPFVVRQAPVIATMHSRLARFFADSMGLTVSPAPIVLPDVSISMIWHASNDAVPSQRWLRETIVKLRRTDRRPDTDSPQTS